The following are encoded together in the Kribbella voronezhensis genome:
- a CDS encoding YbfB/YjiJ family MFS transporter, producing the protein MKYRLALGSAVALGFARFAYGLVVPAMREQLGWSLADVGLQTTSNGVGYLVGAIVVATVVRRLGTARTFQFGMVISTLALAATAVTSSQLVQLLLRATTGWAGALVFVAGTVVAARHADRSALIVYFGGAGLGVALSGFALPLLLDGNSGRWPVAWLLLATGSLIATVISWSAVSAVPPTPDVKARLGRLRPMGLAYVLFGAGYIVYLTFLTAYLRAEHSTARQVAITWTLMGVAAMVAPPLWNRPLTTWRNARPMAVLLALQVVAALLPLISRTTVLVSAGVVGVTFLNVPASVAALVRRTVPQPEWTAVIGTLTVWFAAGQTVGPWPAGLLADQLGAGAALGWTAALCAAGALVAISWTAGSRRSRGSSV; encoded by the coding sequence ATGAAGTACCGGCTGGCACTCGGCTCCGCGGTCGCCCTCGGCTTCGCGCGCTTCGCCTACGGCCTCGTGGTCCCGGCGATGCGCGAGCAGTTGGGTTGGTCGCTCGCGGACGTAGGTCTGCAGACCACCTCGAACGGCGTCGGCTACCTGGTCGGCGCGATCGTCGTCGCGACGGTGGTCCGCAGGCTCGGCACCGCCCGGACGTTCCAGTTCGGCATGGTCATCAGCACCCTCGCTCTGGCCGCCACCGCGGTCACCTCCTCGCAGCTCGTCCAGTTGTTGCTGAGAGCAACAACTGGCTGGGCCGGCGCGCTGGTCTTCGTCGCCGGCACCGTCGTCGCCGCGCGGCACGCGGATCGCTCAGCGCTCATCGTGTACTTCGGCGGCGCCGGGCTGGGCGTCGCGCTCAGCGGCTTCGCGCTGCCCCTCTTGCTCGACGGCAACTCCGGTCGGTGGCCCGTAGCGTGGTTGTTGCTGGCAACCGGTTCCTTGATCGCCACCGTGATCTCCTGGTCGGCGGTCAGCGCTGTCCCGCCGACGCCGGATGTCAAAGCAAGGTTAGGACGGCTCCGGCCGATGGGACTCGCCTACGTTCTCTTCGGCGCCGGGTACATCGTCTACCTCACGTTCCTCACGGCGTATCTCAGGGCTGAGCACAGCACCGCACGCCAGGTCGCCATCACCTGGACCTTGATGGGCGTCGCCGCGATGGTCGCACCGCCACTGTGGAACCGCCCCCTGACGACGTGGCGCAACGCCCGGCCCATGGCCGTGCTGCTCGCGCTCCAGGTGGTCGCCGCCTTGCTGCCCTTGATCAGCCGGACGACGGTGCTGGTTTCGGCGGGGGTCGTCGGCGTGACGTTCCTGAACGTTCCCGCCTCGGTCGCCGCGCTGGTACGGCGTACTGTCCCGCAGCCCGAGTGGACCGCGGTGATCGGCACGCTGACCGTGTGGTTCGCGGCCGGTCAGACCGTCGGTCCCTGGCCTGCGGGACTTCTCGCGGACCAACTCGGAGCAGGAGCCGCCCTTGGCTGGACCGCGGCGCTCTGCGCGGCCGGAGCGCTGGTTGCGATCAGCTGGACGGCGGGATCTCGCCGGAGCCGCGGATCGTCAGTTTGA
- a CDS encoding fatty acid desaturase family protein encodes MSQLVADGRPPQGPQERHASLYSDLLNTVRDLGLLKRRHGYYWTRIGLVLAALGGVVTGFILLGDSWFQLLMAGALALVLVQVAFLSHDSAHRQIFNSAAWNDWTARVLAGGLAGMSITWWRNKHSKHHNAPNQLGKDPDIDIGVVAFTPDHVARRTGLVKWLGDRQGWLFFPLLTLEGLSLHVASLQHLLRRNATRVERIEAAIVLSRLGAYVAALLILLPVGKAGAFLGLQLAVFGVGLGASFAPNHKGMPLVPKTMKLDFLRRQVLMSRNIRGGVLTDFAMGGLNYQIEHHLFPSMPRPTLKTVRPIVREYCELHGVKYTEVGLFESYKIVIDYLNNVGLRARDPFQCPLSAQLRD; translated from the coding sequence ATGTCACAGCTCGTAGCGGACGGCAGACCTCCGCAAGGCCCGCAGGAGCGGCACGCAAGTCTCTACAGCGACCTTCTGAACACCGTGCGTGATCTGGGTCTGCTCAAGCGCCGTCACGGCTACTACTGGACCCGGATCGGGCTGGTTCTCGCAGCGCTGGGTGGCGTGGTGACCGGATTCATCCTGCTGGGCGACTCCTGGTTCCAGCTGTTGATGGCCGGTGCCCTCGCGCTGGTCCTGGTGCAGGTCGCCTTCCTCAGTCACGACAGCGCGCACCGCCAGATCTTCAACTCGGCCGCCTGGAACGACTGGACCGCGCGGGTGCTGGCAGGCGGCCTGGCCGGGATGAGCATCACCTGGTGGCGCAACAAGCACAGCAAGCACCACAACGCGCCGAACCAACTGGGCAAGGACCCCGATATCGACATCGGCGTCGTCGCCTTCACCCCCGACCACGTCGCCCGTCGTACCGGCCTGGTGAAGTGGCTCGGCGATCGCCAGGGCTGGCTCTTCTTCCCGCTGCTGACGCTCGAAGGACTCAGCCTGCACGTCGCGAGCCTCCAGCACCTGCTGCGTCGCAACGCCACCCGGGTCGAGCGGATCGAAGCCGCGATCGTGCTGTCCCGCCTGGGCGCGTACGTCGCCGCGCTGCTCATCCTGCTGCCGGTCGGCAAGGCCGGCGCGTTCCTCGGTCTCCAGTTGGCCGTCTTCGGCGTCGGGCTGGGCGCGTCGTTCGCACCGAACCACAAGGGCATGCCGCTGGTGCCGAAGACGATGAAGCTGGACTTCCTGCGCCGCCAGGTGCTGATGTCCCGCAACATCCGCGGCGGCGTGCTGACCGACTTCGCGATGGGTGGGCTCAACTACCAGATCGAGCACCACCTGTTCCCGAGCATGCCGCGGCCGACCCTGAAGACGGTCCGCCCGATCGTTCGCGAGTACTGCGAACTGCACGGCGTGAAGTACACCGAGGTCGGGCTGTTCGAGTCGTACAAGATCGTCATCGACTACCTCAACAACGTCGGCCTACGCGCTCGCGACCCGTTCCAGTGCCCGCTTTCCGCGCAACTGCGGGACTAG
- a CDS encoding TetR/AcrR family transcriptional regulator, producing MPVAKGSSLDPARTRADMLRAATLVFYQRGLDGVGIAELCASVGASKETLYRHFGSKDGLIEAVLQARSDRVNAWIRAAAEGAGDDAVAQLTAVFGVLGQWYSEPDFRGCAIVNAATQRHVEPARTIVSRHLDRYLELFTEIATTAGVADPVRVGRQLLMLLEGATVLADHHGLGRAAAEDALAAALPLLQS from the coding sequence ATGCCAGTCGCCAAGGGAAGTTCGCTGGATCCGGCGCGGACCCGCGCGGACATGCTGCGGGCCGCAACCCTCGTCTTCTACCAGCGTGGTCTGGACGGCGTGGGGATCGCCGAGCTGTGTGCGTCGGTCGGTGCGTCCAAGGAGACGCTCTACCGGCACTTCGGTTCCAAGGACGGCCTGATCGAAGCGGTCCTGCAGGCTCGCAGCGATCGCGTCAACGCGTGGATCCGCGCGGCTGCCGAGGGTGCCGGTGACGATGCCGTCGCCCAGCTGACCGCCGTCTTCGGCGTGCTGGGCCAGTGGTACTCCGAACCGGACTTCCGCGGTTGCGCGATCGTGAACGCGGCCACCCAGCGGCACGTCGAGCCGGCGCGGACCATCGTGTCCCGCCACCTCGACCGCTATCTGGAGCTGTTCACCGAGATCGCGACGACAGCCGGCGTGGCGGATCCCGTGCGGGTCGGCCGGCAGCTCCTGATGCTGCTGGAGGGTGCGACCGTGCTCGCCGACCATCACGGACTGGGCCGGGCCGCGGCCGAGGATGCACTGGCCGCGGCCCTGCCACTACTGCAGAGCTAG
- a CDS encoding alkaline phosphatase D family protein: protein MNLSRRQLLAATTAAGATLALPATRSAAAAPSVVRRGRPALTSGIASGDVTSNSAVVWSRTDRPGRLVVDLTSHGRFDRAIRLRGPVTSADDDFTAQLPLRGLRPGQRYDYRIAFEDSSGRLGETALGSFSTPGRSRRVSFVFTGDTAGQGYGINPDFGGMIAYRAMHRTRPDFFLHSGDNIYADGPIQAIVNVADGTIWKNVVTEEVSKVAETLAEYRGRYKYNLLDQNVRELYAEVPIISQWDDHETLNNWYPGEILTDGRYTEKRVDVLASRARKAFLEYLPMVHTAERDRIYRKVSHGPLLDVFCLDMRTYRGANPAPGVAGPVAMLGAEQAAWLVREVAASKATWKVIASDMPLGLLVPDGTEIEAVANGLAGAPGGREHEIAWVLSQFKRRKVRNTVWLTADVHYCAAHHYDPARAAYTDFDPFWEIVAGPVNAGTFGPNALDPTFGPKVEFQKAADFPGQPPSGGNQFFGHAEIDPHSGAFTVSLRDLYGTVLWRKELQPAGRGNPSS, encoded by the coding sequence ATGAACCTGAGCCGCCGCCAGTTGCTGGCCGCCACCACCGCCGCGGGTGCAACGCTCGCCCTTCCTGCCACCCGCTCTGCCGCCGCGGCGCCCAGCGTCGTACGCCGGGGCAGGCCGGCCCTCACCTCAGGGATCGCCAGTGGCGACGTCACGTCGAACTCCGCGGTCGTCTGGTCCCGGACGGATCGGCCGGGCCGGCTCGTCGTCGACCTGACCAGCCACGGCCGCTTCGACCGGGCGATCCGGCTTCGCGGCCCGGTCACCTCGGCCGACGACGACTTCACCGCGCAACTGCCGTTGCGCGGACTTCGCCCGGGCCAGCGCTACGACTACCGGATCGCCTTCGAGGATTCGTCCGGCCGCCTCGGTGAGACGGCCCTGGGCTCCTTCAGTACGCCGGGCCGCAGCCGCCGGGTCAGCTTCGTCTTCACCGGTGACACGGCCGGCCAGGGGTACGGGATCAACCCGGATTTCGGCGGCATGATCGCGTACAGGGCGATGCACCGGACGCGGCCCGACTTCTTCCTGCACTCCGGCGACAACATCTACGCCGACGGGCCGATCCAGGCGATCGTGAATGTTGCCGACGGCACCATTTGGAAGAACGTGGTGACCGAGGAGGTCTCGAAGGTCGCCGAGACGCTGGCGGAGTACCGCGGCCGGTACAAGTACAACCTGCTCGACCAGAACGTCCGCGAGCTGTACGCCGAGGTGCCGATCATCAGCCAGTGGGACGACCACGAGACGCTGAACAACTGGTATCCCGGCGAGATCCTGACCGACGGCCGCTACACCGAGAAGCGGGTGGATGTGCTCGCCTCCCGCGCCCGCAAGGCGTTCCTCGAGTACCTCCCGATGGTGCACACCGCGGAGCGCGACCGGATCTATCGCAAGGTGAGCCACGGCCCGCTGCTCGACGTGTTCTGCCTCGATATGCGGACCTATCGCGGCGCCAACCCCGCTCCCGGGGTGGCCGGACCGGTCGCGATGCTCGGCGCGGAGCAGGCCGCCTGGCTGGTGCGCGAGGTCGCGGCGTCGAAGGCAACCTGGAAGGTGATCGCGAGTGACATGCCGCTCGGCCTGCTGGTCCCGGACGGTACCGAGATCGAGGCGGTTGCCAACGGACTGGCAGGAGCTCCGGGCGGACGCGAGCACGAGATCGCGTGGGTGCTGAGCCAGTTCAAGCGGCGCAAGGTGCGCAACACGGTCTGGCTGACCGCGGACGTGCACTACTGCGCCGCTCACCACTACGACCCGGCGCGGGCGGCGTACACCGACTTCGATCCGTTCTGGGAGATCGTCGCCGGACCGGTGAACGCCGGCACCTTCGGACCGAACGCGCTCGACCCGACCTTCGGCCCCAAGGTCGAGTTCCAGAAGGCGGCGGACTTCCCCGGCCAGCCGCCGAGCGGCGGCAATCAGTTCTTCGGTCATGCCGAGATCGACCCGCACAGTGGGGCGTTCACCGTCTCACTGCGCGACCTCTACGGCACCGTGCTGTGGCGCAAGGAGCTCCAGCCGGCAGGAAGGGGAAATCCTTCGAGCTGA
- a CDS encoding LacI family DNA-binding transcriptional regulator: protein MSITGVNGAGQRRPTMKEVAARAGVALKTVSRVVNEEPNVSPELTAKVQAAIKELNYTPNESARMLRRGKTGTIAVVIRDIGDPFFASLGRAVELWARSSGSVVMIGLTDEDPERERDVCLEFVARRPDALIMAPIGETQEYLAPHVDAGMAVVTIDRPAHGIEADAVLADNAGGIDQAIDHLIRQGHRRIAYLGDDERIFTARERVVAYRAAMARHRIDVDEDLVHLSEPTTEGIGITLSAVLDRPEPATAILSANNMTTAEVLRGMAGRRDRVALVSFDDLALGDLLSPGLTAVAQSADVMARTAIQLMTERLPEPHRPGRTVRVPVKLTIRGSGEIPPSS, encoded by the coding sequence GTGAGCATCACTGGTGTGAATGGAGCCGGGCAGCGCCGGCCCACCATGAAAGAGGTCGCGGCCCGGGCGGGCGTGGCGCTCAAGACCGTCTCCCGGGTGGTCAACGAGGAGCCGAACGTCAGCCCGGAGCTGACCGCCAAGGTCCAGGCCGCGATCAAGGAACTGAACTACACGCCGAACGAGAGCGCCCGGATGCTGCGGCGCGGCAAGACCGGCACGATCGCGGTGGTGATCCGCGACATCGGCGACCCGTTCTTCGCCTCGCTCGGCCGCGCGGTCGAGCTGTGGGCCCGCTCCAGCGGCTCGGTCGTGATGATCGGCCTGACCGACGAGGACCCCGAGCGCGAGCGCGACGTCTGCCTCGAATTCGTTGCCCGCCGCCCCGATGCGCTCATCATGGCGCCGATCGGCGAGACCCAGGAGTACCTGGCGCCGCACGTCGACGCCGGGATGGCCGTCGTCACGATCGACCGGCCGGCGCACGGGATCGAGGCCGACGCCGTGCTCGCCGACAATGCCGGCGGCATCGACCAGGCGATCGATCACCTGATCCGCCAAGGGCACCGCCGGATCGCGTACCTCGGTGACGACGAGCGGATCTTCACGGCTCGCGAGCGCGTGGTCGCCTACCGGGCGGCGATGGCCCGGCACCGGATCGACGTGGACGAGGACCTGGTCCACCTGTCGGAGCCGACCACCGAGGGCATCGGGATCACCCTGTCCGCAGTACTGGACCGGCCCGAGCCCGCGACCGCGATCCTGTCGGCGAACAACATGACCACAGCCGAGGTACTACGCGGCATGGCCGGCCGGCGGGACCGGGTCGCGCTGGTGTCGTTCGACGACCTCGCGCTCGGCGACCTGCTCAGCCCCGGCCTGACCGCGGTGGCCCAGTCGGCCGACGTGATGGCCCGGACCGCGATCCAGCTGATGACCGAGCGGCTCCCCGAACCGCACCGCCCGGGCCGGACGGTGCGGGTGCCGGTCAAACTGACGATCCGCGGCTCCGGCGAGATCCCGCCGTCCAGCTGA
- a CDS encoding GAF and ANTAR domain-containing protein, whose amino-acid sequence MTREHRLTQVFIELADTLVAEFDLVDFLGRLAEATVELIEADAAGLMLADDHGVLHVMASSDDQAELLELFELQQDEGPCPACFRSGQPVVNVDLHSWPDFAAAAAAGGYVSAHAVPLRLRGQVIGAMNLFRSSSAPLSADDTALAQALADMATIGLLHQREVEGHRELSSQLQHALDSRIVIEQAKGMLAERAGLSVSEAFSAMRSYARGNGCGLTSVAHNVLDGSLQTDALLTR is encoded by the coding sequence ATGACACGAGAACATCGCCTGACGCAGGTGTTCATCGAGCTGGCCGACACGCTGGTCGCCGAGTTCGACCTGGTCGACTTCCTCGGCCGGCTCGCCGAGGCGACCGTCGAGCTGATCGAGGCGGACGCGGCCGGACTGATGCTCGCCGACGACCACGGCGTCCTGCATGTGATGGCCTCGTCCGACGACCAGGCCGAGCTGCTGGAGCTGTTCGAGCTGCAGCAGGACGAGGGTCCGTGCCCGGCGTGCTTCCGCTCCGGTCAGCCGGTGGTGAACGTCGACCTGCACAGCTGGCCGGATTTCGCGGCGGCGGCAGCGGCCGGCGGTTACGTCTCCGCGCACGCCGTGCCGTTGCGGCTACGCGGTCAGGTCATCGGCGCGATGAACCTGTTCCGCTCCAGCTCGGCACCGCTCTCGGCCGACGACACCGCCCTGGCCCAGGCCCTGGCCGACATGGCCACGATCGGCCTCCTTCATCAGCGCGAGGTCGAGGGCCATCGGGAGCTGTCGAGCCAGCTCCAGCACGCGCTGGACAGCCGGATCGTGATCGAGCAGGCCAAGGGCATGCTCGCCGAGCGGGCGGGACTGAGTGTGAGCGAGGCCTTCAGCGCGATGCGTTCGTACGCGCGTGGCAACGGGTGCGGACTGACCTCGGTCGCCCACAACGTGCTCGACGGATCGTTGCAAACTGATGCACTGCTGACCCGTTAG
- a CDS encoding prolyl oligopeptidase family serine peptidase, protein MTADYPESRRDESVVETLHGHQIADPYRWLEDADAAETKDWVSRQNAFTESVLTQYDERGWFQQAMTAILRRPRAGVPVQSSGWFFVGRNDGTKAQDVVYVADTLAALLDGGRVLIDPNTLSEGGTDSLGTFTVSPDGRYFAYGINESGSDWTTFRLLEVATGAEVDDVVTEAKFSEAVWLPDSSAYLYSHYPAGGRSEGTETKVLGGGQLKLHKIGTPQADDQLVLSFPDQPRIFVTPVVSEDDRYVVMHLHEGTDAATRLWLYPITTDGLGDPIKVIDEFADEIDFVRMAGDRLILRTDRDAPRGRLVSSDFDGNFTDVIPEGENALRSAYATSGGLATLYLVDAQPELRLHDIDGGNTRSVPLASGGLVDVTGGAKYDELFVGLSSPTEPTLSYVVSAASGDLRPLPSLAPAGETFAAPEITVRRVVEPGREVPYFVISRADLDLSEPRPTVMYGYGGFRVPIFTDYRPGWPAWLAAGGVLVITNLRGGGEYGTAWYEEGRLKNKQNVFDDFIAVAEHLQKTRVTTAAQLAIHGRSNGGLLIGAVMTQRPDLFAVALPGVGVMDMLRFHLFTVGAAWASDFGLPDDPEQFEDLLAYSPLHNLHDGSAYPATLVVTGDHDDRVVPLHSHKFMAALQHAQAGSAPVLTRIEVDTGHGFGKPAAMVASEWADLLAFAAHHTGLVPPEQ, encoded by the coding sequence ATGACTGCCGACTATCCCGAGAGCCGTCGCGACGAGAGTGTCGTCGAAACGCTGCACGGGCACCAGATCGCCGATCCGTACCGCTGGCTCGAGGACGCCGATGCCGCCGAGACCAAGGACTGGGTGAGTCGGCAGAACGCCTTCACCGAAAGCGTGCTCACGCAGTACGACGAACGCGGCTGGTTCCAGCAGGCGATGACCGCGATCCTTCGCCGGCCACGCGCCGGGGTGCCCGTGCAGTCCTCGGGATGGTTCTTCGTCGGCCGCAACGACGGGACGAAGGCGCAGGACGTCGTGTACGTCGCCGACACGCTCGCCGCGTTGCTCGACGGCGGCCGGGTGCTGATCGACCCGAACACGCTGTCCGAAGGCGGTACGGATTCGCTCGGCACCTTCACGGTCAGCCCGGACGGCCGCTACTTCGCCTACGGGATCAACGAGAGTGGCAGCGACTGGACCACGTTCCGGCTGCTCGAGGTCGCGACCGGTGCCGAGGTGGACGACGTGGTCACCGAGGCCAAGTTCTCCGAGGCGGTCTGGCTGCCCGACTCCTCGGCGTACCTCTACTCGCACTATCCCGCCGGCGGACGCAGTGAGGGGACCGAGACGAAGGTGCTCGGCGGTGGTCAGCTCAAGCTGCACAAGATCGGGACGCCGCAGGCCGACGACCAGTTGGTGTTGAGCTTCCCGGACCAGCCGCGGATCTTCGTGACACCGGTGGTGTCCGAGGACGACCGGTACGTCGTCATGCACCTGCACGAAGGCACCGACGCCGCCACCCGGTTGTGGCTCTACCCGATCACGACCGACGGGCTGGGCGATCCGATCAAGGTGATCGACGAGTTCGCCGACGAGATCGACTTCGTCCGGATGGCGGGAGACCGGCTGATCCTGCGGACGGACCGGGATGCGCCGCGCGGCCGCTTGGTGAGCAGTGATTTCGACGGCAACTTCACCGACGTGATCCCCGAGGGCGAGAACGCGCTGCGGTCGGCGTATGCGACCTCGGGCGGGCTGGCGACGCTCTACCTGGTCGACGCCCAGCCCGAGCTCAGGTTGCACGACATCGACGGCGGCAACACGCGTTCGGTGCCGCTCGCGAGTGGCGGACTGGTCGATGTCACCGGCGGCGCGAAGTACGACGAGCTGTTCGTCGGACTGTCGTCCCCGACGGAGCCGACGCTCTCGTACGTCGTGTCTGCCGCGTCCGGCGATCTCCGGCCGCTGCCGTCGCTGGCGCCTGCCGGTGAGACCTTCGCGGCACCGGAGATCACCGTGCGGCGCGTCGTCGAGCCCGGGCGCGAGGTGCCGTACTTCGTGATCAGCCGGGCGGACCTGGACCTGTCGGAGCCACGGCCCACGGTGATGTACGGGTACGGCGGCTTCCGGGTCCCGATCTTCACCGACTACCGGCCGGGGTGGCCCGCCTGGCTCGCGGCCGGCGGCGTACTGGTGATCACCAACCTGCGAGGCGGCGGCGAGTACGGCACCGCGTGGTACGAGGAGGGGCGGCTCAAGAACAAGCAGAACGTGTTCGACGACTTCATCGCCGTGGCCGAGCACCTGCAGAAGACGCGGGTGACCACAGCCGCGCAGCTCGCCATCCACGGCCGCAGCAATGGCGGGTTGCTGATCGGCGCCGTCATGACGCAGCGACCGGACCTCTTCGCCGTCGCCCTGCCTGGTGTCGGCGTGATGGACATGCTTCGCTTCCACCTCTTCACCGTGGGTGCCGCCTGGGCCTCGGACTTCGGCCTGCCGGACGACCCCGAGCAGTTCGAGGACCTGCTGGCCTACTCACCACTCCACAACCTGCACGACGGTTCGGCGTACCCGGCAACCCTGGTCGTCACCGGCGACCACGACGACCGGGTGGTGCCACTGCACAGCCACAAGTTCATGGCAGCCCTGCAACACGCGCAGGCGGGATCTGCTCCGGTCCTGACCCGTATCGAGGTCGATACCGGTCACGGCTTCGGAAAGCCCGCTGCGATGGTCGCATCCGAGTGGGCCGACCTGCTGGCGTTCGCTGCTCACCACACAGGTCTCGTACCTCCTGAGCAGTAG